In a single window of the Anaerocolumna cellulosilytica genome:
- a CDS encoding site-2 protease family protein — protein MKTKRNKSKGKWGQCFLMLFMMAIGAMWGSYIAKYIDYMETEKTIGEISFWVVLLFLGIYVGSLLQIIIHESGHLLFGRMTGYQFSSFRIGSFMWIKENGTYSVRRLTLAGTGGQCLMAPPEMKNGTFPYVLYNMGGSIINILSAVVFAGASFLTRDIPIVTNFFILLVVIGVVYGVVNGIPMRLKEINNDGYNAIALGKDPEALRSFWIQLKCSELSIKGVRVKDMPEEWFKIPSPEALKNSMNAFLGVLACSRMMEQMEFEKAEQVIRELLQSDTGLVGLHRSLMTADLIYCELVGENRPDNLADLLSKQQKKFMKAMKNFPSVQRTEYAYALISEKDTVKAQKIKAAFEKTASKYPHTGDIANERELMVYAEHKYGA, from the coding sequence ATGAAGACAAAAAGAAATAAAAGTAAAGGTAAGTGGGGACAATGCTTTTTGATGCTGTTTATGATGGCAATTGGAGCAATGTGGGGTTCTTATATAGCAAAGTATATAGATTATATGGAGACGGAAAAGACTATAGGAGAAATTTCCTTTTGGGTAGTATTACTTTTTCTTGGAATCTACGTGGGTAGCCTTTTGCAGATAATTATACATGAATCCGGGCATTTGTTGTTTGGCCGAATGACAGGCTATCAGTTTTCTTCCTTTCGTATTGGAAGTTTTATGTGGATAAAAGAGAATGGAACTTATAGCGTTCGCAGGCTTACCCTTGCCGGTACAGGAGGTCAGTGTCTCATGGCTCCGCCTGAAATGAAAAATGGTACATTTCCATATGTCCTATACAATATGGGCGGTTCTATTATCAATATTCTGTCGGCAGTGGTATTTGCCGGAGCCTCCTTTTTAACCAGAGACATCCCCATTGTAACAAATTTTTTTATATTGCTAGTTGTGATTGGTGTTGTCTATGGAGTTGTGAATGGTATTCCCATGAGGCTGAAAGAGATAAATAATGACGGATACAATGCCATAGCGCTCGGTAAAGACCCGGAGGCATTACGTTCATTCTGGATTCAGTTAAAATGCAGTGAACTTAGTATAAAAGGGGTGCGTGTCAAGGACATGCCCGAGGAATGGTTTAAAATACCATCACCAGAAGCCCTGAAAAACAGTATGAATGCATTTTTAGGTGTGCTTGCCTGTAGTCGCATGATGGAGCAAATGGAGTTTGAAAAGGCGGAACAGGTGATACGTGAGCTGCTACAAAGTGACACGGGGCTTGTTGGATTACACCGTAGTTTAATGACTGCTGATTTAATTTATTGCGAATTAGTTGGCGAGAACCGACCGGACAACCTTGCAGATTTGTTGAGTAAGCAGCAGAAAAAGTTTATGAAGGCTATGAAAAATTTCCCCTCAGTTCAGCGTACAGAGTACGCCTATGCCCTTATTTCTGAAAAAGACACCGTTAAAGCACAAAAGATTAAAGCTGCATTTGAAAAAACAGCAAGTAAATACCCTCATACGGGGGATATTGCCAATGAACGAGAACTAATGGTATATGCTGAGCACAAATACGGTGCTTAG
- a CDS encoding thioredoxin domain-containing protein yields the protein MTTSKTPNRLIHEKSPYLLQHAYNPVDWWPWCEKAFMKAKTEDKPIFLSIGYSTCHWCHVMAHESFEDTEVAEYLNQYFISIKVDKEERPDVDSIYMSVCQRVTGSGGWPLTIIMMPDQKPFFAGTYFPKRSRYNMPGFLDLLKAVIEKWRTEQDSLKNSSLAITQSLQQESIQGKDNRVSKQMVEQAARSLLSNYDSQYGGFGGAPKFPTPHNLMFLLRFALQENKEEALEAVEKTLDAMYIGGIFDHIGYGFSRYSTDEKWLVPHFEKMLYDNALLIHTYLEAHQYTKKEHYKEIAQMTLEYVQRELTHEEGGFYCAQDADSEGVEGKYYVFRPEEVISILGKEDGTYFNDYFDITAKGNFEEKNIPNRIKAYKNEAIEKWNKEAVLEPPRISSLREKMYAYRLNRTKLHKDDKILTSWNGIMIGACAKAYKILKQEAYLNMAQKADEFIQKYLSDGEKLYVHYREGKASGLGHIDDYAFYGWALLELYEATLEINYIKRALEIMNQLVQNFFDTNRGGFYLYSKDAEMLIHRPKEWYDGAIPSGNSVVTYVLEKLYHITGNQSLREILDKQLSVLAAETSDYPSAYCFSMMAVMQEVYPTKELVCVLPKEYSMEDIKNMLSENFLPQVSIVLKSDESKVSLEDVAEFTKDYPAAPEKPAYYLCENHSCQAPVYELNEIVYNMK from the coding sequence ATGACAACTAGCAAGACACCCAATAGATTGATACATGAAAAAAGTCCTTACCTACTTCAACACGCTTATAATCCGGTTGACTGGTGGCCTTGGTGTGAAAAAGCATTTATGAAAGCAAAAACAGAAGATAAGCCTATCTTTCTCTCTATTGGATATTCCACCTGCCATTGGTGCCATGTAATGGCTCACGAATCCTTTGAGGACACGGAAGTTGCAGAGTATCTAAATCAATACTTCATATCCATAAAGGTAGATAAGGAGGAGCGTCCGGATGTTGACAGCATATATATGTCAGTATGCCAGAGGGTAACAGGCAGCGGAGGATGGCCGCTGACTATAATCATGATGCCAGATCAGAAGCCTTTTTTTGCTGGAACGTATTTTCCAAAACGCTCCCGTTACAACATGCCGGGATTTCTTGACTTATTAAAAGCCGTGATAGAAAAATGGAGGACAGAGCAGGATAGTCTTAAAAACTCAAGTCTCGCCATTACACAATCTTTACAGCAGGAATCGATTCAAGGCAAGGACAATCGTGTAAGTAAACAAATGGTGGAGCAGGCAGCCAGAAGTCTTCTCAGTAACTATGATAGCCAATATGGTGGTTTTGGGGGGGCACCCAAATTTCCAACGCCTCATAATCTAATGTTTTTACTTCGCTTTGCCCTACAGGAAAATAAGGAAGAGGCTCTTGAAGCCGTTGAAAAAACCCTGGATGCAATGTATATTGGAGGTATTTTTGACCATATCGGCTATGGATTTTCTAGGTATTCAACTGATGAAAAATGGCTGGTACCTCACTTTGAAAAGATGTTATACGATAATGCCTTATTGATTCATACCTATCTCGAAGCCCATCAGTATACAAAAAAAGAACACTACAAAGAGATAGCCCAAATGACCTTAGAGTATGTACAGCGGGAACTTACCCATGAAGAAGGGGGTTTTTACTGTGCCCAGGATGCTGACAGTGAAGGGGTTGAGGGAAAATATTATGTCTTCCGCCCGGAAGAAGTAATAAGCATACTTGGTAAAGAAGATGGAACGTATTTTAATGATTACTTTGATATCACTGCCAAAGGTAATTTTGAAGAAAAAAATATACCAAACCGTATCAAGGCATACAAAAATGAAGCAATAGAAAAATGGAATAAAGAGGCTGTACTAGAACCCCCCCGTATCAGCAGCTTGCGAGAAAAGATGTATGCGTATCGTTTGAATCGGACAAAACTTCACAAGGATGATAAAATCCTGACCTCCTGGAATGGAATTATGATTGGAGCCTGCGCAAAGGCTTATAAAATACTAAAGCAAGAAGCGTATTTAAATATGGCTCAGAAAGCAGATGAATTTATTCAAAAGTATCTGTCCGATGGTGAAAAACTTTATGTTCATTACCGGGAAGGAAAAGCAAGTGGTTTAGGGCATATAGATGACTATGCATTTTATGGCTGGGCCTTACTTGAGTTGTACGAAGCTACCTTGGAGATAAATTATATAAAACGGGCGCTTGAAATAATGAATCAGTTAGTTCAGAATTTCTTTGATACGAATAGGGGAGGGTTTTATCTATACTCTAAAGATGCAGAAATGTTAATTCACCGCCCGAAGGAATGGTATGACGGTGCAATTCCCTCAGGTAATTCGGTTGTAACCTATGTTTTGGAGAAATTATATCATATAACCGGAAACCAATCCCTAAGAGAAATACTAGACAAACAGTTGTCGGTACTTGCAGCTGAAACTTCCGATTATCCAAGTGCTTACTGTTTTTCTATGATGGCTGTCATGCAAGAGGTATATCCCACAAAGGAATTAGTCTGTGTCTTACCGAAAGAGTATTCTATGGAGGATATAAAAAATATGCTTTCAGAGAATTTCCTACCACAGGTATCTATAGTATTAAAGAGTGATGAGAGTAAAGTAAGCCTTGAAGACGTGGCGGAATTTACCAAGGATTATCCGGCAGCCCCTGAAAAACCTGCTTATTATCTTTGTGAAAATCATTCCTGTCAGGCTCCAGTATATGAATTAAATGAAATTGTATATAATATGAAATAA
- a CDS encoding AraC family transcriptional regulator: MGNKIAFEVQNFKAVRFIGREVIVGKKNPVPELWKSILNDGTNDFLQSLPERVSPEGDTIGWMGEYNPKTKEFVYIAGIFAKPETVVPAGFSYRDIPDCIMGIGWIQGNTSNLEKGAHTKTEKIMKENGYVPDYSIVGISMEYYSFDKYAKIEEDGNTIFTFGYYLPCKKLV, translated from the coding sequence ATGGGAAATAAAATAGCATTTGAAGTACAAAATTTTAAAGCAGTCAGATTTATAGGCAGAGAAGTAATCGTAGGAAAGAAAAATCCGGTTCCGGAACTATGGAAATCGATATTGAATGATGGAACAAATGATTTTCTTCAAAGTCTTCCTGAGAGAGTATCTCCAGAGGGGGACACGATCGGATGGATGGGTGAGTACAATCCTAAGACCAAAGAATTCGTATATATTGCCGGAATATTTGCCAAGCCTGAGACAGTTGTTCCTGCTGGGTTTTCTTATCGTGATATACCAGATTGCATAATGGGAATCGGCTGGATACAAGGAAATACCTCTAATCTGGAGAAAGGTGCTCATACTAAAACAGAGAAGATAATGAAAGAGAATGGCTATGTGCCGGATTACTCAATCGTAGGAATTTCAATGGAATACTATTCCTTTGACAAATATGCAAAGATTGAAGAAGACGGTAATACTATATTTACCTTTGGATATTATTTACCGTGTAAAAAACTTGTATAG
- a CDS encoding PhzF family phenazine biosynthesis isomerase, with protein sequence MKSIKIYHYDAFSAIPNKGNPAGVVFDGDKLSTEKMQQIAFKVGFNETAFPLTSDNADLRIRYFTPGHEINLCGHATMATIYALKTNRLLEEKSNLSIETKAGILPINILNANGDTAITMRQTQPEFKTYNGSKEDLALSMGLSANDLDESLPILYGSTGAWTLLVPIKKLETFKRMQPNNKIFPDILKEMPRTSVHPFCLETYDREKDMHARHFSSPYSGTVEDPVTGTASGVMGAYYATYMNHNFDKTLTLTVEQGQEIGRDGQVTVMITKNLNTYDIAIVGNAVYVKEFEINL encoded by the coding sequence ATGAAGTCAATTAAGATATATCATTATGATGCTTTTAGTGCAATCCCTAATAAAGGAAATCCAGCCGGTGTAGTATTTGATGGAGATAAACTATCAACTGAAAAAATGCAGCAAATTGCTTTTAAAGTAGGCTTTAATGAAACAGCTTTTCCACTTACATCTGATAATGCCGATTTAAGAATTCGTTACTTTACTCCAGGCCATGAAATCAATCTCTGTGGTCACGCGACGATGGCAACTATCTATGCACTTAAAACAAATAGATTATTAGAAGAGAAGTCTAACTTATCTATAGAAACGAAAGCTGGAATATTACCAATTAACATCTTAAATGCTAATGGCGATACAGCGATTACAATGAGGCAAACCCAACCGGAATTCAAAACGTATAATGGATCCAAGGAGGACTTAGCTTTATCCATGGGCTTATCCGCAAATGACCTTGATGAGAGTCTACCTATTCTATATGGTAGCACAGGAGCTTGGACATTATTAGTTCCCATTAAAAAGCTAGAAACATTTAAAAGAATGCAGCCAAACAATAAGATTTTTCCTGATATTTTAAAAGAAATGCCCAGAACTTCTGTCCATCCTTTTTGTCTAGAAACTTATGACAGAGAGAAGGATATGCACGCCCGACATTTTTCTTCGCCTTACTCCGGCACTGTTGAAGACCCTGTAACAGGAACTGCATCGGGAGTTATGGGCGCTTATTATGCAACTTACATGAATCATAACTTTGATAAGACTCTCACTCTCACAGTTGAACAAGGACAGGAAATTGGTAGAGATGGTCAAGTTACTGTTATGATTACTAAGAACCTGAATACTTATGACATTGCTATAGTCGGAAATGCTGTATATGTGAAAGAATTTGAAATAAATTTATAG
- a CDS encoding ferritin-like domain-containing protein: MNYNRHSSYDPYYYVKTYPFMSTADTSKRIRESQSADKFTYPQNRQNALALIQQALAGETEDRMFYEWLIEQAPTEEERQIIAGIRDNEIGHFAMFHQLFYEITNMMPQQVQGEQFIPPESYCAGLAQALLGEQNAVQKYREILYAMQDRVHINMMIEITTDEIRHGILYNYLYAKNGCTA; the protein is encoded by the coding sequence ATGAATTATAATAGACACAGCAGTTACGACCCCTATTATTATGTCAAAACATATCCGTTTATGTCAACAGCGGATACATCTAAGAGAATAAGGGAATCTCAATCTGCTGATAAATTCACATATCCACAAAATCGTCAGAATGCGCTTGCTTTGATTCAGCAGGCACTTGCAGGCGAAACAGAGGATAGAATGTTTTATGAATGGCTGATAGAACAAGCTCCCACTGAGGAAGAAAGACAGATAATAGCAGGAATTCGTGACAATGAAATTGGGCACTTTGCAATGTTTCATCAGTTATTCTATGAAATAACCAATATGATGCCACAACAGGTTCAGGGTGAGCAATTCATACCGCCAGAAAGTTATTGTGCGGGATTGGCACAAGCTCTACTGGGTGAACAAAATGCTGTACAAAAATATCGTGAAATCCTTTATGCAATGCAGGACCGAGTGCATATTAACATGATGATTGAAATTACAACAGATGAGATTAGACACGGAATCCTCTACAATTATCTTTATGCAAAAAATGGTTGTACCGCCTAG
- a CDS encoding pyridoxamine 5'-phosphate oxidase family protein: MNDKIMKDIISLIENSSECVVCSVDENDFPNAKTMFKAENAGAKMIWFSTNLSAIRTQLWLKNSKACVYFNDSHNFKGVMLTGCMQVLTDDQTKQRFWKQGDEKYYSLGVTDPDYCILCFTSENGNFYNAGEKYTFSICDNISITPYKYDKKWIPEELSNINI, translated from the coding sequence ATGAATGATAAAATTATGAAAGATATTATAAGCTTAATTGAAAATAGTTCTGAATGTGTAGTGTGCTCCGTTGACGAAAATGACTTTCCAAATGCCAAAACTATGTTTAAAGCGGAAAATGCTGGAGCAAAGATGATTTGGTTTTCAACAAATCTATCAGCAATACGCACACAACTTTGGCTTAAAAATTCGAAAGCCTGTGTTTATTTTAATGACTCTCATAATTTTAAAGGTGTAATGCTGACAGGGTGTATGCAAGTTCTTACAGATGATCAAACGAAACAACGCTTTTGGAAACAAGGTGATGAAAAATATTATTCACTTGGTGTGACTGACCCTGATTATTGCATATTGTGCTTCACATCAGAAAATGGAAACTTCTATAATGCAGGTGAAAAATACACGTTTAGCATTTGTGATAACATAAGTATAACTCCTTACAAATACGATAAAAAATGGATTCCAGAAGAATTATCGAACATCAATATATAA
- a CDS encoding DNA-3-methyladenine glycosylase — translation MKVSREFYQRDAVTVAQDLLGLVLVHETAEGITKGIIVETEAYMGTMDAAAHSYKKGKSGRTNVQYLEGGYAYIYLIYGMYYCMNIVTNQPGIPEVVLLRALEPLDGIKLMEQRRTTDKLKNLCSGPGKLCSAMDITKDNYGMDLCGSRLYLEEPEDKKPFEMIASKRINIDYAGEAKEYLWRFTIKDNKYISCKIR, via the coding sequence ATGAAGGTTTCAAGAGAATTTTATCAAAGGGATGCGGTAACGGTTGCGCAGGATTTACTGGGTCTGGTACTGGTACATGAAACAGCAGAAGGTATAACAAAAGGCATTATAGTAGAAACGGAAGCATACATGGGAACCATGGACGCAGCAGCTCATTCTTATAAAAAAGGTAAATCAGGAAGAACCAATGTACAGTATTTAGAAGGAGGCTATGCGTATATTTATCTAATCTACGGTATGTATTACTGCATGAATATAGTGACCAATCAGCCAGGGATTCCGGAAGTAGTATTACTTCGTGCTTTGGAACCGCTAGATGGCATCAAATTAATGGAACAGCGCAGAACTACAGATAAGCTAAAAAACTTGTGCAGCGGACCAGGAAAGTTATGTTCTGCCATGGACATTACAAAGGATAATTACGGTATGGATTTATGTGGAAGCAGACTTTATCTTGAAGAGCCGGAGGATAAGAAACCTTTTGAAATGATTGCATCCAAGCGAATTAATATTGATTATGCCGGAGAGGCAAAAGAGTATCTTTGGAGATTTACTATAAAGGATAATAAGTATATTTCTTGCAAGATAAGGTAA
- a CDS encoding helix-turn-helix domain-containing protein: MTFGQKLKTLRKEHSYSQEELAQILDVSRQAVSKWESDRGIPEIGKLVQISTIFEVTLDYLLKMDYTEENLQSNGYYVSREMIDGFLSYKRQGAKRIAIGVSLMVLANLFDDTQSQLILILYWITISLGVAVLVWQIFQQNHYKVIGTKQLLFDEVTINEFRQEHEKTRKLYIIMIIVAILILILSPEVLSILGYSETSFGLALSWVLQAVWLSLIILAGITLHAERIIAQNTEYMNKKSKEGKYTWIYIALPVTALAVAIGIFTNAWSPVAPILVLFCALLVTVCKLLLEGRNKNE, translated from the coding sequence ATGACATTTGGTCAAAAACTTAAAACTCTTAGAAAAGAGCATAGTTACTCTCAGGAAGAGTTAGCACAAATTTTAGATGTATCACGTCAGGCAGTCAGTAAATGGGAAAGTGATAGGGGGATTCCGGAAATTGGTAAGTTGGTGCAAATAAGCACTATATTTGAGGTTACTTTAGACTATCTTCTTAAAATGGACTATACGGAGGAAAATCTACAGAGCAATGGTTATTACGTAAGCCGTGAAATGATTGATGGATTTCTCTCATATAAACGGCAGGGTGCCAAGAGAATAGCCATTGGCGTCAGCTTAATGGTTTTGGCCAATTTATTTGATGATACTCAAAGCCAGCTTATTTTGATATTATACTGGATAACTATTTCATTGGGAGTGGCTGTATTGGTCTGGCAGATTTTTCAACAAAATCACTATAAAGTAATTGGTACAAAACAGTTATTGTTCGATGAGGTTACAATCAATGAATTTAGACAAGAGCATGAAAAAACCCGCAAACTCTATATAATTATGATAATTGTTGCAATTCTAATTTTAATTCTCAGTCCTGAAGTATTAAGTATTTTAGGCTATTCAGAAACAAGTTTTGGTCTGGCTTTATCCTGGGTCTTGCAGGCGGTTTGGTTATCACTTATTATTTTGGCAGGAATTACTTTACATGCGGAAAGAATCATTGCCCAGAACACAGAATACATGAATAAAAAAAGTAAGGAAGGCAAATATACGTGGATTTACATAGCGTTGCCCGTAACCGCACTTGCTGTGGCAATCGGAATTTTTACAAACGCTTGGAGTCCAGTCGCTCCAATCCTTGTATTATTCTGTGCTTTGCTTGTCACTGTGTGTAAATTACTGTTGGAAGGAAGGAACAAAAATGAATAA
- a CDS encoding DUF3267 domain-containing protein, producing the protein MNQLPEGYKEIRSMNLQKNKKLAMLINAGALILLIAVLAFGLYFQPITVDLKNTLESSVKLIVVLALYVLYIIAHELVHGVFMKKFSQIKPHYGFTGLYAFAGSDAYFNKKHYIIISLAPIVLLGAVIAIINALVPSSWFWGIYFIQAGNISGAAGDIYVTNLIRKLPADILVQDSGVSMTIYSKKA; encoded by the coding sequence ATGAACCAGTTACCGGAAGGATATAAGGAAATTAGAAGTATGAATCTTCAAAAGAACAAAAAATTAGCTATGTTAATAAATGCAGGTGCCTTAATATTGTTAATAGCAGTGCTGGCATTCGGACTATATTTTCAGCCGATAACGGTTGATTTAAAAAATACACTAGAAAGCTCAGTGAAATTAATTGTAGTACTTGCATTATATGTGTTGTATATTATAGCTCATGAGTTAGTACACGGAGTATTTATGAAAAAATTCAGCCAAATAAAGCCACATTATGGTTTTACCGGTTTATATGCTTTTGCAGGCAGCGATGCTTATTTTAATAAAAAGCATTATATTATTATATCGTTAGCACCTATTGTTTTACTGGGAGCAGTTATAGCAATTATTAATGCATTGGTACCAAGTTCCTGGTTTTGGGGCATATATTTTATACAAGCCGGAAATATATCAGGGGCTGCCGGAGATATCTATGTTACAAACTTGATTCGTAAGCTGCCTGCGGATATATTGGTACAAGATTCAGGGGTTTCTATGACTATTTATTCAAAAAAAGCCTAA
- a CDS encoding GGGtGRT protein → MALFESYERRIDIINAVLNSNGIASIEEAEKITKDAGLDVYNQVKNIQPICFENACWAYVVGAAIAIKKGCHKAADAAAAIGEGLQAFCIPGSVADQRKVGLGHGNLGKMLLEEETKCFAFLAGHESFAAAEGAIGIALSANKVRKEPLRVILNGLGKDAAQIISRINGFTFVETQMDYYTGEVKEVFRKSYSTGDRAKVNCYGANDVTEGVAIMHKEGVDVSITGNSTNPTRFQHPVAGTYKKECLEQGKKYFSVASGGGTGRTLHPDNMGAGPASYGMTDTMGRMHSDAQFAGSSSVPAHVEMMGLIGMGNNPMVGATVAVAVAIQQASEAGKF, encoded by the coding sequence ATGGCTTTATTTGAATCATATGAAAGAAGAATAGATATAATTAATGCTGTATTAAACAGCAATGGAATCGCTTCTATTGAAGAAGCTGAAAAAATCACGAAAGATGCCGGACTTGATGTATATAATCAGGTTAAAAATATCCAGCCTATCTGTTTCGAAAATGCCTGTTGGGCTTACGTTGTAGGCGCAGCTATTGCAATTAAAAAGGGATGTCATAAGGCTGCTGACGCTGCAGCAGCAATCGGTGAAGGTCTTCAGGCTTTCTGTATTCCAGGTTCTGTTGCTGACCAAAGAAAAGTAGGTTTAGGCCATGGTAACTTAGGAAAGATGTTATTAGAAGAAGAAACAAAATGTTTCGCATTCTTAGCAGGACATGAATCTTTTGCAGCAGCAGAAGGTGCTATCGGTATTGCTTTGTCTGCTAACAAGGTTAGAAAAGAGCCTTTAAGAGTTATCTTAAACGGTCTTGGAAAGGATGCTGCTCAAATTATCTCCAGAATTAATGGTTTTACTTTTGTTGAGACTCAGATGGATTACTATACTGGAGAAGTGAAAGAAGTATTCAGAAAATCCTACTCTACAGGTGACAGAGCAAAAGTTAACTGCTATGGCGCCAATGATGTAACAGAAGGTGTAGCTATCATGCATAAGGAAGGCGTTGATGTTTCTATTACAGGTAACTCAACGAACCCTACAAGATTCCAACATCCGGTAGCAGGTACTTACAAAAAAGAATGTCTAGAACAAGGAAAGAAATATTTCTCCGTAGCATCCGGTGGTGGTACTGGTAGAACACTTCATCCAGATAATATGGGAGCAGGCCCTGCTTCCTATGGTATGACTGATACTATGGGTAGAATGCACTCTGACGCTCAGTTCGCCGGTTCTTCTTCAGTTCCTGCTCACGTAGAAATGATGGGCTTAATCGGCATGGGTAACAACCCTATGGTTGGTGCCACAGTGGCTGTAGCCGTTGCGATTCAGCAGGCCTCTGAAGCAGGTAAATTCTAG
- a CDS encoding iron-sulfur cluster assembly scaffold protein — protein MIYSHEVEMMCPVAQGVNHGAAPIPEEAKWVQAKEVKDISGLTHGVGWCAPQQGACKLTLNVKDGIIQEALVETIGCSGMTHSAAMAAEILPGRTLLEALNTDLVCDAINTAMRELFLQIVYGRTQSAFSEGGLPIGAGLEDLGKGLRSQVGTMYGTLKKGPRYLEMAEGYVTGIALDEEDQIIGYQFVNLGKMTDFIKKGDDPTTAYEKSKGQYGRVADAVKIIDPRKE, from the coding sequence ATGATTTATTCACATGAAGTAGAAATGATGTGTCCAGTTGCGCAGGGCGTTAACCATGGAGCAGCACCCATCCCAGAAGAAGCAAAATGGGTACAAGCAAAGGAAGTAAAAGATATATCAGGCTTAACACATGGTGTAGGCTGGTGTGCACCTCAGCAGGGAGCATGTAAATTAACTCTTAACGTAAAGGATGGTATCATCCAGGAAGCATTAGTAGAAACTATCGGATGTTCAGGCATGACACACTCTGCAGCTATGGCAGCAGAAATTCTTCCAGGAAGAACTCTTTTAGAAGCATTAAATACTGACTTAGTATGCGATGCTATTAATACAGCAATGAGAGAATTATTTTTACAGATTGTATACGGAAGAACCCAGAGTGCTTTCTCAGAAGGTGGTCTTCCTATCGGCGCAGGTCTGGAAGATTTAGGAAAAGGCTTAAGAAGCCAGGTTGGTACTATGTACGGTACATTAAAGAAAGGTCCTCGTTATCTTGAAATGGCAGAAGGCTATGTAACAGGAATCGCTCTTGACGAAGAAGATCAAATTATCGGTTATCAATTTGTTAACTTAGGTAAGATGACTGATTTCATCAAAAAAGGTGATGACCCTACTACTGCTTATGAAAAATCTAAGGGACAGTATGGCCGTGTAGCTGACGCAGTTAAGATTATTGACCCTAGGAAAGAATAA
- a CDS encoding helix-turn-helix domain-containing protein: MKISEVCKVSGLTRKAVEYYIDHGLVTPEMDDSGYREFSQKDSERLKQVSVLRMLGVTVTEIKRILKASQPIEELRRCVLKRQVDYTAQEQQIKLLERLADGESVYDIEQEIQNLNDTKAIKLKLLEAFPGYIGRLYLVHFAPFLEEPLSTMEQKAALEAVINFLDNIKVPEHLRKCMDELQEDINFGSNEHIASMEKVKLQEIDNMEQFMQEKREFLQTYQEFKASEAYTSSLAGQFAKALKEFNNTNGYNEVFIPAMRTLSPKYDAYCRKLEKANRILLKQYPEYQQ; this comes from the coding sequence ATGAAAATAAGCGAAGTTTGCAAGGTATCAGGATTAACTAGAAAAGCTGTTGAGTATTATATAGACCATGGTTTGGTGACGCCTGAAATGGATGATAGCGGTTACCGGGAATTTTCTCAGAAGGACAGCGAACGATTAAAGCAAGTCAGTGTACTTCGTATGTTAGGAGTAACGGTTACAGAAATTAAAAGAATACTAAAAGCATCACAACCAATCGAAGAACTAAGACGCTGTGTGTTAAAAAGACAAGTAGACTATACAGCGCAGGAACAGCAGATTAAGTTGTTGGAAAGACTGGCGGACGGTGAAAGTGTATATGACATTGAGCAGGAGATTCAAAATCTTAATGACACAAAAGCGATAAAACTCAAACTATTAGAAGCTTTCCCCGGATATATCGGTAGACTGTATTTAGTCCACTTTGCTCCTTTCCTTGAGGAACCCCTTTCAACCATGGAACAAAAAGCAGCACTTGAAGCAGTGATAAATTTTTTAGATAATATAAAAGTGCCGGAACATCTTAGAAAATGTATGGATGAATTACAAGAAGACATAAATTTTGGGTCAAATGAGCATATAGCTTCTATGGAGAAAGTGAAGTTGCAAGAAATAGATAACATGGAGCAGTTTATGCAAGAAAAGAGGGAATTCTTACAGACTTATCAAGAATTTAAAGCATCTGAGGCTTATACTTCTTCATTAGCGGGACAATTTGCAAAAGCTTTAAAGGAGTTTAATAATACCAATGGTTATAATGAGGTCTTCATCCCTGCTATGAGAACTTTGTCGCCGAAATATGATGCATACTGTAGAAAGTTAGAGAAAGCAAATCGGATTTTATTAAAACAATATCCAGAATACCAACAATAA